Proteins from a genomic interval of Synechococcus sp. A15-28:
- the phnE gene encoding phosphonate ABC transporter, permease protein PhnE, whose product MFYRYTFILITVAVGFGFAGLFNVERLVDGIPSIWKLLSEMIPPDFSRWKEWFIPLLDSLAMSIAGTAIAVFISLPLCLLAARNTAPNKFLFYIARLILNFSRAIPELIMGMIFVAAVGFGKLPGTLALGLHSVGMVGKFFAESIELSSPLPVEAARAAGANHAQVIYHSILPQVLPQMADVTFYRWEYNFRASMVVGAVGAGGIGLEIISSLRLIKYQEVCALLIVVLIMVTMVDSLSNYLRKNFVG is encoded by the coding sequence ATGTTCTACAGATATACGTTTATCTTGATAACTGTTGCTGTTGGTTTTGGCTTTGCAGGGCTTTTCAACGTCGAACGTCTGGTAGATGGAATTCCTTCAATTTGGAAACTCTTATCAGAAATGATCCCACCAGATTTTAGTCGGTGGAAAGAGTGGTTTATTCCCCTGTTGGACTCACTTGCCATGAGCATTGCTGGTACGGCGATCGCAGTGTTTATATCATTACCACTATGCTTACTTGCAGCTAGAAATACAGCACCCAACAAATTTCTTTTCTATATTGCTCGTCTCATCCTGAATTTCTCTAGAGCAATTCCAGAGTTGATTATGGGAATGATTTTCGTAGCGGCTGTAGGATTTGGCAAACTTCCGGGAACACTCGCCCTAGGCCTCCACTCGGTTGGCATGGTTGGAAAGTTTTTTGCTGAATCAATTGAATTAAGCAGTCCTTTACCTGTTGAGGCAGCACGTGCAGCTGGAGCTAATCATGCTCAAGTCATCTACCACAGCATTCTTCCTCAGGTTCTCCCACAGATGGCAGATGTGACATTTTATCGATGGGAATACAATTTTCGAGCGTCAATGGTTGTAGGCGCCGTTGGCGCTGGTGGCATTGGCCTTGAAATTATCAGCTCACTTCGCTTAATCAAGTATCAAGAAGTTTGTGCACTTCTGATTGTTGTTTTGATAATGGTGACCATGGTAGATAGCCTTAGCAATTACCTTAGAAAAAACTTTGTAGGATGA
- the crtD gene encoding C-3',4' desaturase CrtD — MTATGVIVIGGGIAGLTAAALLAKEGVPVTLLEAHHQPGGCAGTFRRGPWTFDVGATQVAGLEPGGSHARLLQHLGLPLPEAEILDPGCVVDLGDGSEPIPLWHDPERWSEERRRQFPGSDAFWRLCELIHRSNWGFAGRDPVVTPRSLWDLRQLLSALRPITVASGLLTGLTMADLLGLCGCGDDPRLRRFLDLQLKLYSQEPADRTAALYGATVLQMAQAPLGLWHLHGSMQVLSDQLVQAIENQGGRVLMRHRVTGLEPTDEGWRVVVDSPSGRDQIHTAADLICSLPPQCLLDLIPEAVMPRGYRQRLSQLPEPSGALVLYGAVRREALPSSCPGHLQRGADDPGSLFVSISREGDGRAPKGQATVIASVFTPTADWCSLEEEPYQARKSKRLDAMRRELNHWLDLKPQDWLHVELATPRGFAGWTGRPRGIVGGLGQHPSRFGPFGLAGRTPMPGLWLCGDSLHPGEGTAGVSLSALNACRQLVAARGGELQLRG; from the coding sequence TTGACGGCAACCGGAGTGATCGTGATCGGTGGCGGCATCGCCGGGCTCACCGCAGCGGCGCTGCTGGCCAAGGAAGGTGTGCCGGTGACGCTGCTGGAGGCGCATCACCAGCCGGGGGGGTGTGCCGGCACGTTCCGCCGCGGTCCGTGGACCTTTGATGTGGGCGCCACCCAGGTCGCCGGGCTCGAACCGGGCGGAAGCCATGCCCGACTGCTGCAGCATCTGGGCCTGCCCCTGCCGGAAGCCGAGATCCTTGACCCCGGTTGTGTGGTGGATCTCGGGGATGGCTCGGAGCCCATCCCCCTCTGGCATGACCCCGAGCGCTGGAGCGAGGAACGCCGTCGCCAGTTCCCCGGCAGCGACGCCTTCTGGCGCCTTTGTGAGCTGATCCATCGCAGCAACTGGGGCTTCGCTGGTCGCGATCCGGTGGTCACGCCGCGATCTTTGTGGGACCTCCGCCAACTGCTCAGCGCCCTGCGCCCGATCACCGTGGCCTCGGGTCTGCTGACGGGACTGACCATGGCCGACCTGCTCGGCCTCTGCGGCTGTGGCGACGACCCACGGCTGCGACGGTTCCTCGACCTCCAGCTCAAGCTGTATTCCCAGGAGCCCGCAGACCGGACCGCGGCTCTCTACGGCGCCACGGTGCTGCAGATGGCGCAGGCACCGCTGGGGCTCTGGCATCTGCATGGCTCGATGCAAGTGCTCAGCGATCAGCTGGTGCAGGCGATCGAAAACCAGGGCGGCCGCGTGCTGATGCGCCATCGGGTCACCGGCCTCGAACCCACCGACGAGGGCTGGCGCGTCGTCGTGGACAGTCCCTCCGGCCGGGATCAGATCCACACAGCCGCTGATCTGATCTGCAGCCTGCCGCCCCAATGTCTGTTGGATCTGATCCCCGAAGCGGTGATGCCCAGGGGATACCGGCAACGCCTGAGCCAGCTGCCGGAGCCCAGTGGCGCACTGGTGCTCTATGGCGCCGTGCGACGGGAGGCGTTACCCAGCTCCTGCCCGGGCCATCTGCAACGGGGGGCTGACGATCCGGGCTCTCTGTTCGTCTCGATCAGCCGGGAGGGTGACGGTCGGGCCCCGAAAGGTCAGGCCACCGTGATCGCCAGCGTGTTCACACCCACCGCGGACTGGTGCAGCCTCGAGGAGGAGCCCTACCAGGCCCGCAAAAGCAAGCGCCTGGACGCCATGCGCCGGGAGCTCAACCACTGGCTTGATCTGAAGCCCCAGGACTGGTTGCACGTGGAACTGGCTACGCCCAGGGGATTCGCCGGTTGGACCGGTCGCCCGCGGGGCATCGTGGGGGGACTCGGCCAGCATCCGAGCCGTTTCGGGCCCTTCGGGCTGGCGGGGCGGACGCCGATGCCAGGCCTTTGGCTCTGCGGCGACAGCCTCCACCCCGGCGAGGGAACGGCGGGCGTCAGCCTCTCAGCCCTCAATGCCTGCCGGCAGCTGGTGGCAGCGCGGGGCGGAGAGCTGCAACTCAGGGGTTGA
- the phnC gene encoding phosphonate ABC transporter ATP-binding protein, whose protein sequence is MKPSALSANSIHLDYNNIAALNDINLTINSGEVTILLGSSGAGKSSLLKTLNFLNRPTKGWISNSSVGRIDSSKKLRDHRKMTGMIFQQHQLIERNTALCNVMMGRLGYFSFWRSLLPLPVADQLRCIDCLDRVGLLDKALTTVSSLSGGQPQRVGIARALAQQPRIMLADEPIASLDPQSSHQILGLLTDICKSDNIAMVISLHQVEFAKQYGDRIIGLSGGKIICDKSPSSLSADEFDAIYTPSPR, encoded by the coding sequence TTGAAACCTTCCGCGCTCTCGGCTAATTCGATACATCTAGACTACAACAATATTGCCGCACTTAACGATATTAATCTAACAATCAATAGCGGCGAAGTCACCATACTCCTTGGATCCTCCGGAGCAGGTAAATCGTCATTACTAAAAACACTCAATTTTCTAAACCGACCAACGAAAGGCTGGATTAGCAACTCGTCTGTAGGTCGCATTGACTCCTCCAAAAAGCTAAGAGATCACCGAAAAATGACCGGCATGATCTTTCAACAACACCAATTAATAGAGCGAAATACTGCACTTTGCAATGTAATGATGGGTCGTCTTGGATATTTTTCATTTTGGCGATCACTCCTGCCGCTGCCTGTTGCAGACCAATTACGTTGTATCGATTGTTTAGATCGAGTTGGCCTTTTGGATAAGGCATTAACGACTGTCTCGTCATTAAGTGGCGGACAACCACAGAGGGTTGGAATTGCACGTGCCTTGGCACAGCAACCCAGAATAATGCTGGCTGACGAGCCAATAGCAAGTTTAGATCCTCAGAGCTCTCATCAAATCCTAGGCTTATTAACTGACATATGTAAATCAGACAATATTGCCATGGTAATCAGCCTTCATCAAGTGGAATTCGCGAAACAATACGGTGACCGAATAATTGGACTTTCAGGCGGCAAAATAATATGTGATAAAAGTCCATCTTCGCTTTCTGCAGACGAATTTGATGCAATTTATACTCCATCTCCAAGATAA
- the phnD gene encoding phosphate/phosphite/phosphonate ABC transporter substrate-binding protein yields MKLNLTKAIIGLSIASSLGLISCSSDESKSDKQNPDKLIVALLPDENAATVIQDNQGLKDYLAQQTGKEIELVVSTDYSSMIEAASNGRLDLAYFGPLSYVLAKTKSAIEPFAARLKNGTTTYKSCLIGNVESEVNDFDSIKGKTVAFGDPASTSSRLFPELKLSEEGLKAGDDYKQVFLGAHDAVALAVQGGKAQAGGLSCPIYESLLEKKSIDSDKIVLISKTEPIPQYPWTMRSDLDPDLKETIKTTFIELNDDSVLKPFKADGFAAMEDSDYDGIRKAGEQLGLDLNKFVN; encoded by the coding sequence ATGAAACTAAACCTCACTAAAGCTATAATAGGCCTTTCAATTGCCTCTTCGCTAGGCCTAATTAGCTGCTCGTCTGATGAATCAAAGTCTGACAAGCAGAATCCCGACAAGCTGATTGTCGCATTATTACCAGACGAGAATGCTGCAACCGTTATTCAGGACAATCAAGGACTTAAGGACTATCTCGCCCAACAAACTGGCAAGGAGATTGAGCTGGTCGTATCAACAGATTATTCTTCAATGATTGAGGCCGCCAGCAATGGGAGGTTAGATCTTGCCTACTTTGGACCACTCTCATATGTGTTAGCCAAGACCAAGAGTGCTATCGAGCCTTTTGCTGCTCGCTTGAAAAATGGTACGACCACGTATAAGTCATGCTTGATTGGGAATGTAGAGTCTGAAGTGAATGACTTTGATTCAATTAAAGGCAAAACAGTTGCATTTGGAGATCCAGCGTCTACTTCCAGTCGGTTATTTCCAGAGCTGAAGCTTTCTGAGGAAGGATTAAAGGCAGGCGACGATTATAAGCAAGTTTTCCTCGGTGCACATGACGCTGTTGCCTTGGCTGTTCAGGGAGGCAAAGCACAAGCTGGAGGATTATCCTGTCCAATCTACGAATCTCTCTTGGAGAAGAAGTCAATCGATTCTGACAAGATCGTTCTTATTTCAAAGACAGAACCTATTCCTCAATACCCTTGGACAATGCGTTCAGACTTAGATCCAGACCTCAAGGAAACAATCAAAACAACCTTTATAGAACTCAACGACGACTCAGTGCTCAAGCCTTTCAAGGCTGATGGCTTCGCAGCCATGGAAGATTCTGATTACGACGGGATAAGAAAAGCAGGTGAGCAACTTGGGCTTGACCTTAATAAGTTTGTCAACTAA
- the moeB gene encoding molybdopterin-synthase adenylyltransferase MoeB — translation MSIEELSGEERSRYARHLMLPEVGHAGQERLKASSVLCVGAGGLGSPLLLYLAAAGVGRIGIVDGDVVELSNLQRQVIHGMDWLGQSKGRSAAHRLQELNPHCQVVLHEQMLDRENALELISAYDLVCDGSDNFPTRYLVNDACVLQGKPLIYGSVQRFDGQASVFNRTPDSPNYRDLLPEPPPVEQVPSCAEAGVMGVMPGLIGLIQATEAIKLITGIGRSLDGRLLVVDALTMRFRELTLRRDPDRPAIDRLIDYQQFCRATAPPMDSISVIELKSLLDGSADDVVLLDVRNPAEAEVAVIPGAVLIPLATIKSGEAIERIRGMAETGRLYVHCKLGGRSAQAVELLAEQGITATNVDGGIDAWSVQVDQTVPRY, via the coding sequence ATGTCGATTGAGGAACTGAGTGGGGAGGAGCGGAGCCGTTATGCCCGCCACCTGATGCTGCCGGAGGTGGGTCATGCCGGACAGGAACGGCTCAAGGCGTCGTCCGTGCTCTGCGTTGGCGCCGGTGGTCTGGGCTCACCGCTGCTGCTGTATCTGGCCGCCGCAGGTGTCGGCCGGATCGGCATCGTCGATGGGGATGTCGTGGAGCTGTCGAACCTGCAGCGGCAGGTGATTCATGGGATGGACTGGCTCGGCCAATCCAAGGGGCGCTCCGCCGCGCACAGGCTGCAGGAGCTCAATCCCCACTGTCAGGTGGTGCTGCATGAGCAGATGCTGGATCGGGAGAACGCCCTCGAACTGATATCGGCATACGACCTGGTGTGTGATGGCTCGGACAATTTCCCGACGCGGTACCTGGTGAACGACGCCTGCGTCTTGCAGGGAAAGCCCTTGATCTATGGATCGGTGCAGCGCTTTGACGGCCAGGCATCGGTGTTCAACCGCACGCCGGACAGCCCCAACTACCGCGATCTGCTGCCGGAGCCACCGCCGGTGGAGCAGGTGCCGTCCTGCGCGGAGGCCGGGGTGATGGGGGTGATGCCCGGGCTGATCGGCTTGATTCAGGCGACGGAGGCGATCAAGCTGATCACCGGCATCGGCCGGAGCCTGGATGGTCGCTTGCTGGTGGTGGATGCCCTGACGATGCGTTTCCGTGAGCTGACGCTGCGGCGTGACCCGGATCGGCCGGCGATCGATCGCTTGATTGACTACCAGCAGTTCTGCCGAGCGACGGCGCCCCCCATGGACAGCATCAGCGTGATCGAGCTCAAGTCGCTGCTGGATGGCTCGGCAGACGATGTGGTGCTACTGGATGTGCGCAACCCCGCCGAAGCCGAGGTGGCTGTGATCCCTGGGGCAGTGCTGATTCCTCTGGCCACGATCAAAAGCGGTGAGGCGATCGAACGCATCCGCGGAATGGCGGAAACCGGGCGCCTTTACGTCCACTGCAAACTCGGCGGCCGTTCCGCCCAGGCCGTGGAGCTGCTGGCTGAGCAGGGCATCACGGCCACCAACGTCGATGGCGGCATCGATGCCTGGTCCGTGCAGGTGGATCAGACCGTGCCGCGTTACTGA
- a CDS encoding helicase gives MLEAQAHTHLKSLLRQGESNWPHHLTLSRLVGRSLRRGDRTLLRLAPNQRERWWLGLLMPLCLQPSSAVLVLTPQQRQRLLQVERPRLAKQGFRLACWEGNTPPPQDQLWLLDHAGLIQAHRQGLLGERQLLLPGIDQLSEQLRRCMAIRLDASHWQQLRLALPQAEKPLLELHERLSRQLFREAPRVDACIRLDNSACQSLRDLLGVMGPCPSPWSELLACDPREWANWAELDHTMLQWSWCLEPLEPLQQLQGLLSQRPALMLSDSGDSARLEQELLEANAPPTVTAVLREAELEEPLPLFAPRRQPTPNTEIYAQHLLEQSRRLILGRTGLTVLLLDDPSLRRSLTASLAAEFGTRVQDECTAPEVNGVVSGSWSWWLQHLDQLPEPEQIIIGLLPLASLSNPITAARVERLKHDGADWFRSLLLPEALRQIPAAVAPLRRSGGRLAVLDGRLRGRSWGDQVLQRLEPWRPLQRLLPD, from the coding sequence ATGCTGGAAGCCCAAGCCCACACTCACCTGAAGTCACTGCTGCGGCAGGGTGAGTCGAACTGGCCCCATCACCTGACCCTCAGCCGACTGGTGGGTCGCAGCCTGAGACGGGGCGATCGGACCCTGCTGCGCCTGGCACCGAACCAACGGGAACGTTGGTGGTTGGGGTTGCTGATGCCGCTGTGTCTGCAACCCAGCAGCGCCGTGCTTGTGCTCACCCCACAACAGCGACAGCGACTGCTGCAGGTGGAACGCCCTCGCCTCGCAAAACAGGGGTTCCGACTGGCCTGCTGGGAAGGCAACACCCCCCCGCCGCAGGATCAACTCTGGCTGCTGGACCATGCCGGCCTGATTCAGGCGCATCGCCAAGGACTGCTGGGCGAGCGTCAGTTACTGCTGCCAGGCATCGATCAGCTCAGCGAGCAGCTGCGGCGGTGCATGGCCATCCGCTTGGATGCAAGCCACTGGCAACAGCTTCGTCTCGCCCTCCCCCAGGCAGAAAAGCCATTGCTGGAGTTGCATGAACGCCTCAGCAGACAACTGTTCCGGGAGGCGCCACGGGTGGATGCCTGCATTCGCCTCGACAACAGCGCCTGCCAGAGCCTGCGGGATCTGCTCGGGGTCATGGGGCCCTGCCCATCGCCCTGGTCAGAGCTGCTCGCCTGCGATCCCCGCGAGTGGGCGAACTGGGCTGAGCTGGATCACACCATGCTGCAGTGGAGTTGGTGCCTGGAACCCCTGGAACCCCTGCAACAACTGCAGGGGCTGCTGAGCCAGCGCCCAGCTTTGATGCTCAGCGACAGTGGCGACAGCGCCCGGCTGGAACAGGAGCTGCTGGAGGCGAACGCCCCGCCCACGGTCACCGCGGTGCTGCGGGAGGCGGAACTGGAAGAGCCTCTGCCGTTGTTTGCCCCCAGGCGTCAACCAACACCCAACACGGAGATCTACGCCCAGCATCTGCTCGAACAAAGTCGGCGACTGATCCTGGGGCGGACAGGTCTCACGGTGCTGTTGCTTGACGATCCCAGCCTGCGTCGATCGCTCACGGCATCGTTGGCCGCCGAATTCGGCACCCGGGTTCAGGATGAGTGCACCGCACCGGAGGTCAACGGTGTGGTCAGCGGCAGCTGGAGCTGGTGGTTGCAGCACCTTGACCAGTTGCCGGAGCCTGAGCAGATCATCATCGGCCTGTTACCGCTCGCCAGCCTCAGCAACCCGATCACAGCGGCTCGGGTGGAACGGTTGAAACACGACGGTGCGGATTGGTTCCGCTCCCTTTTGCTGCCGGAGGCGCTGCGGCAGATCCCTGCCGCCGTGGCCCCCCTGCGTCGTTCAGGGGGCAGGCTCGCCGTTCTGGACGGTCGCCTGCGCGGGAGGAGCTGGGGCGATCAGGTGCTGCAGCGCCTTGAACCCTGGAGGCCGCTTCAACGGTTGCTGCCCGACTGA
- a CDS encoding M67 family metallopeptidase, translating to MVASLMEPTELFIRSAERIGASSIAPSTLQLRCGCLTILERTLLASWPEEGCALLIGSPGEGTSLRLDHVWPVCNRWGRQPDLQPWGAADSHGRHSNFLLDPREQLAAQRWSRQHQQRIIGVAHSHPQSPPLPSEADRCRGIPHQLMLILSGQHELRAWWLEEDRQVRPVPIDVD from the coding sequence GTGGTGGCGTCGCTCATGGAACCGACAGAACTGTTCATACGGTCAGCTGAGCGTATCGGCGCTTCATCGATCGCGCCATCCACGCTGCAGCTGCGTTGTGGATGCCTCACGATTCTGGAGCGCACCTTGCTGGCGAGCTGGCCTGAGGAGGGATGTGCTCTGTTGATCGGATCCCCGGGCGAGGGTACCTCGCTGCGGTTGGATCACGTCTGGCCGGTGTGCAATCGCTGGGGCCGCCAGCCGGATCTGCAGCCGTGGGGAGCGGCTGACTCCCATGGCCGGCACAGCAATTTCCTGCTCGACCCCCGCGAACAACTGGCGGCGCAGCGCTGGTCGCGGCAACACCAACAACGGATCATCGGTGTGGCCCATTCCCATCCACAAAGCCCGCCGTTGCCGTCTGAGGCGGATCGCTGTCGGGGTATCCCTCACCAGCTGATGTTGATCCTCTCGGGCCAGCACGAACTGAGGGCCTGGTGGCTGGAGGAGGATCGGCAGGTGCGGCCGGTGCCGATCGATGTCGATTGA
- a CDS encoding NAD(P)-dependent oxidoreductase produces the protein MTTKDQKSKVVITHRVDPRIIRTLETSFHVITNQTSHTLDRSEILARCRDAVGLMVFMPDSIDEDFLCQCPRLKTIAGALRGYDNFDIDACRSHGVNFTIVPDLLAQPTAELALALVLALGRRLLEGDDYMRSGEFHGWRPKLYSFGVMKRRIGVVGMGRLGRAFTRVVSGLDCTVKYYDQQQLNPDLHQELGVEYLNFESLLKWSDYLVMMLPLTESTHHLINKDSLSLLKRGSFLVNVGRGSTVDEIAVADSLDSGLLAGYAADVFEMEDWVREDRPNAINSRLIESKSNTFFTPHVGSAVSDIRYEIELEAAQSLLSSAPNSIN, from the coding sequence ATGACTACCAAAGATCAAAAGTCCAAAGTTGTGATTACGCACCGAGTAGATCCACGGATTATACGCACTTTAGAAACATCTTTTCATGTAATAACTAATCAGACAAGCCATACACTTGATCGAAGCGAAATACTTGCAAGATGCAGGGATGCCGTTGGCTTGATGGTCTTCATGCCCGACAGCATTGACGAGGATTTCCTCTGTCAATGTCCTCGCCTAAAGACGATTGCGGGCGCATTAAGGGGTTACGACAACTTTGATATTGATGCTTGCCGGTCTCATGGAGTCAACTTCACTATTGTGCCCGATTTATTGGCTCAACCTACTGCCGAGCTAGCCCTTGCCCTAGTTCTGGCGCTTGGACGTCGATTGTTGGAGGGAGACGATTACATGCGTTCCGGTGAGTTTCACGGATGGAGACCAAAGCTATACAGCTTTGGCGTCATGAAAAGGAGGATTGGTGTCGTAGGGATGGGGCGCCTTGGTAGAGCTTTTACCCGAGTTGTCTCGGGATTAGACTGCACAGTGAAATATTATGATCAACAACAACTGAATCCTGATTTGCACCAAGAGCTAGGCGTTGAATATTTAAACTTTGAAAGCCTTCTCAAGTGGAGTGATTATTTAGTAATGATGCTGCCCCTCACAGAGTCGACGCATCATTTAATTAATAAAGACAGCTTATCCCTTTTAAAACGAGGATCTTTCCTTGTCAACGTTGGGCGTGGATCTACGGTTGACGAGATAGCAGTAGCAGATTCTTTAGATAGTGGTCTTCTTGCGGGTTACGCTGCTGACGTTTTCGAAATGGAAGACTGGGTTCGCGAGGATCGTCCTAATGCAATCAATTCTCGCTTAATCGAAAGCAAGTCAAATACTTTTTTCACTCCACATGTCGGATCAGCCGTGTCAGACATCCGCTATGAAATCGAGTTAGAAGCAGCTCAATCACTACTTAGTTCAGCCCCGAATTCTATTAATTAA
- a CDS encoding prephenate/arogenate dehydrogenase: MGRDSGCVGIVGLGLIGGSIGLDLLSQGIEVQGLVHRSATAERAMHRGLVTAVSTDPSCLAHCDLVILALPIPALLHPPAELVAALPADAVVTDVASVKQPVLDTWNDRHPGFVASHPMAGTAQAGVEAGQRDLFQGRPWIATPDADTDPKALAVVEDLAGRLGSRWFTAAASQHDQAVAMISHMPVLVSAALLRAAGDERDPEIRALAQALASSGFADTSRVGGGNPDLGVAMASSNREAVLKALAAYRWSLEQLEDAVIKTNWDQLHKELSRTQALRPGFLNTEAEFNP, from the coding sequence ATGGGTAGGGATTCGGGCTGCGTTGGCATCGTCGGTCTCGGCCTGATCGGTGGATCGATCGGTTTGGACCTGCTCTCCCAGGGCATCGAGGTGCAAGGTCTGGTTCACCGATCGGCCACTGCGGAACGAGCGATGCACCGAGGACTCGTCACTGCGGTGAGTACTGATCCCTCCTGCCTGGCCCACTGCGACCTGGTGATCCTGGCGTTGCCGATTCCAGCGCTGCTTCATCCGCCCGCGGAGCTGGTGGCGGCCCTGCCCGCTGATGCGGTGGTGACCGACGTCGCTTCGGTAAAACAGCCGGTGCTCGACACCTGGAACGATCGCCACCCTGGTTTCGTGGCCAGCCACCCCATGGCGGGAACAGCCCAGGCCGGCGTGGAGGCGGGTCAGCGCGATCTGTTCCAGGGGCGTCCCTGGATTGCCACCCCGGATGCCGACACTGATCCCAAGGCACTGGCGGTGGTCGAAGACCTGGCCGGGCGACTCGGCAGCCGTTGGTTCACGGCCGCCGCCTCCCAACACGACCAGGCGGTGGCAATGATCTCGCACATGCCAGTGCTGGTCAGCGCGGCTCTGCTGCGGGCTGCCGGTGACGAACGCGACCCTGAGATCCGCGCTTTGGCCCAGGCCCTTGCCTCCAGTGGTTTCGCGGACACCAGCCGCGTCGGTGGTGGCAATCCCGACCTGGGGGTGGCCATGGCCAGCAGCAACCGCGAGGCGGTGCTCAAGGCCCTGGCGGCCTACCGCTGGAGTCTGGAGCAGCTCGAGGATGCCGTGATCAAAACCAACTGGGATCAGCTGCACAAGGAACTGAGCCGAACGCAGGCCCTGCGGCCTGGTTTTCTCAATACAGAGGCTGAATTCAACCCCTGA
- a CDS encoding fructosamine kinase family protein, with the protein MLATERSFPAMHPQLRQELVASTGPLPGRQLVDVHAVGGGCIHQAWCLTLADGERLFAKSGNTQAMALFDVEAEALEALHAQADPDWLVVPKPLALSVLPGGAVLLLPWLELSGSDQRALGHGLALLHRASEAASPQRFGWDRDGYIGAGPQPGGWRDEWGACFVELRLRPQLALAGDLSLPGDWLDQLLTGLRQGLDDHAPSPALVHGDLWGGNAGVLMDGRGALYDPASWWADREVDLAMTRMFGGFSPAFYAAYDAVLRLRSGWEERVEIYNLYHLLNHANLFGGGYVSQSQDCLKRLARMIA; encoded by the coding sequence ATGCTGGCAACAGAGCGATCCTTCCCGGCGATGCACCCTCAACTGCGGCAGGAGCTGGTGGCATCCACTGGACCGCTGCCGGGCCGCCAGCTGGTGGATGTGCATGCGGTGGGGGGCGGCTGCATCCACCAGGCCTGGTGTCTGACGTTGGCGGATGGCGAACGGCTCTTCGCCAAGAGCGGCAACACCCAGGCCATGGCCCTGTTTGATGTGGAGGCCGAGGCGCTTGAAGCCCTGCATGCCCAGGCCGATCCGGATTGGCTGGTGGTGCCCAAGCCGCTGGCCCTGTCAGTCCTGCCCGGCGGAGCGGTGCTGCTGCTGCCCTGGCTGGAGCTCAGCGGCAGCGATCAGCGGGCCCTTGGGCATGGCCTGGCACTGCTGCACCGGGCCTCGGAAGCGGCATCACCCCAGCGCTTCGGCTGGGATCGCGATGGCTACATCGGTGCAGGCCCCCAGCCGGGGGGATGGCGGGATGAATGGGGGGCCTGTTTTGTGGAGCTGCGTCTGCGGCCCCAGTTGGCCCTGGCCGGGGATCTCTCCCTGCCGGGGGACTGGCTGGATCAGTTGCTGACTGGCCTGCGTCAGGGGCTGGACGACCATGCCCCCAGCCCCGCCCTGGTGCATGGCGACCTCTGGGGCGGTAATGCAGGGGTGCTGATGGATGGGCGTGGTGCCCTCTATGACCCCGCCAGCTGGTGGGCCGACCGCGAGGTGGATCTTGCGATGACGCGGATGTTCGGCGGATTCAGCCCAGCGTTTTACGCGGCTTACGACGCAGTGCTCCGGCTTCGCTCAGGTTGGGAGGAGCGCGTCGAGATCTACAACCTGTATCACCTGCTGAACCACGCCAACCTGTTCGGAGGCGGATACGTCTCCCAGAGCCAGGACTGCCTGAAGCGCCTGGCTCGGATGATCGCTTGA
- a CDS encoding CAAD domain-containing protein: MSDATTEVKDPATDATPAVEASATSSEDTTSFTERYSEVLGKVNETLDQVDWNQMGRIGKIVGIFAAVIVAQILIKGILDTINLLPVVPGLLELLGVVVVGQWSWRNLTTSDKRSALVQRVQSLRQEYLG, translated from the coding sequence ATGAGCGACGCCACCACCGAAGTTAAGGACCCCGCGACCGACGCGACCCCTGCGGTGGAAGCGTCTGCCACCAGCTCCGAAGACACCACCTCCTTCACCGAGCGCTACAGCGAAGTGCTGGGCAAGGTGAACGAAACCCTCGACCAGGTCGACTGGAACCAGATGGGTCGCATCGGCAAGATCGTTGGCATCTTCGCTGCTGTGATCGTTGCTCAGATCCTGATCAAGGGCATCCTCGACACGATCAACCTGCTGCCCGTGGTTCCCGGTCTGCTGGAGCTGCTCGGCGTTGTGGTGGTGGGCCAGTGGAGCTGGAGAAATCTCACCACCAGCGACAAGCGCAGCGCTCTGGTGCAACGGGTGCAGTCCCTGCGTCAGGAATACCTCGGCTGA
- a CDS encoding DUF2839 domain-containing protein — MGEARRRSAQGLPPRQPKKGVSSQDTSPRIVSWIPLTRNQAQQFVAVTTRGAWIGIGAMVVFWVTVRFIGPAAGWWTLADTP, encoded by the coding sequence ATGGGAGAAGCTCGCCGCCGGTCAGCCCAGGGCCTGCCACCACGCCAACCCAAAAAAGGAGTCTCGTCCCAAGACACCTCCCCCCGGATCGTGTCCTGGATCCCCCTGACCCGAAATCAAGCTCAGCAGTTTGTGGCGGTCACCACCCGCGGCGCATGGATCGGGATCGGAGCCATGGTCGTGTTCTGGGTGACGGTTCGCTTCATCGGCCCTGCTGCGGGCTGGTGGACCCTGGCGGACACGCCCTGA